From one Dermatophagoides farinae isolate YC_2012a chromosome 5, ASM2471394v1, whole genome shotgun sequence genomic stretch:
- the Dlish gene encoding dachs ligand with SH3s, with protein sequence MAFFCPVRIRRNKKKHVHLESDLLSGTRHHQSLPPMGRITGSVSIETLVRVGIEKENGLSPNSKMIVLHDFTPCVDDELEVKRGQIINVLYQENDWVYVISADQRDRNGQPTEGFIPASYCAPLLETNIDNLLMNFKKKMPRSGPNSLVDCNFNEINANETNSNMLNNNNNDDQHHHQIDFLGTGNYCNQIVQTQTVHSNRSVIDIIDINNAIKQQQNYQENDQHFMTFQSSLNYQNHHNNGNHHNRYSPTQSHHSFPGIESVSQQQNNSIMNLDLVMATTTNTNTPSTNQTGPIAISMTSAGSNNSQKNGIKSNSNVSSNHNEHLQKRSYITSEDFDSLTNAKSNNHHQANHDQYSKALYLASSNLSNEHSINNVEIQPFFKDQSGRYVMLYTFVARDENDISVERGEIITVLNKDDQDWFWVMRSDSQEGFVPVSFTYPIDLLLNAHHVQTMTLANGHIHGQTQQICQTYRTHIVHD encoded by the exons ATGGCTTTTTTCTGTCCGGTTCGAATacgaagaaataaaaaaaaacatg tgCATCTTGAATCTGATTTATTATCTGGTACACGACATCATCAATCGTTACCACCGATGGGAAGAATTACTGGTAGTGTTTCGATTGAAACATTAGTTCGTGTTGgtatagaaaaagaaaatggtcTATCACCAAACTCGAAAATGATTGTATTACATGATTTTACACcatgtgttgatgatgaactagAAGTTAAACGTGGCcaaattatcaatgttttatATCAGGAAAATGATTGGGTATATGTTATATCAGCCGATCAACGTGATCGAAATGGCCAACCAACCGAAGGATTCATACCGGCATCTTATTGTGCTCCATTACTTGAAACAAATATCgataatttattgatgaattttaagaaaaaaatgccaagAAGTGGACCGAATTCTTTGGTTGATtgtaatttcaatgaaatcaatgcaaatgaaacaaattctaatatgttgaataataataacaatgatgaccaacatcatcatcagattgaTTTTCTTGGTACAGGAAATTATTGCaatcaaattgttcaaaCACAAACTGTTCATTCGAATAGATCAGTAATAGATATTATAGATATTAACAATGCCATTAAGCAACAGCAAAATTATCaagaaaatgatcaacattttATGACATTTCAAAGTTCATTGAATTatcagaatcatcataataacgGTAATCACCACAATCGTTATTCGCCTACACAatcacatcattcattcCCGGGAATAGAATCTGtttctcaacaacaaaacaacagtATTATGAATTTAGATCTTGTAATGGCAACCACgacaaatacaaatacacCCAGTACAAATCAAACAGGACCAATAGCCATATCAATGACATCAGCCGGATCAAAtaattcacaaaaaaatggtatcAAATCCAATTCAAATGTTAGTAGCAATCATAATGAACATTTACAAAAACGATCTTATATAACATCTGAAGATTTTGATTCACTTACAAATgccaaatcaaacaatcatcatcaagcaaatcatgatcaatattCGAAAGCCCTGTACCTAGCATCATCGAATTTATCCAATGaacattcaataaataatgttgaaattcAACCATTTTTTAAAGATCAATCTGGCCGTTATGTAATGCTTTATACATTTGTTGCAagagatgaaaatgatatcaGTGTTGAACGTGGTGAAATCATTACTGTACTGAATAAAGATGATCAAGATTGGTTTTGGGTGATGCGTTCCGATTCACAGGAAGGATTTGTACCGGTTTCATTTACATATCCaatcgatttattattaa ATGCTCATCATGTTCAGACGATGACGTTAGCCAATGGTCATATACACGGTCAAACACAACAAATATGCCAAACATACCGTACACATATCGTTCatgattaa